The following coding sequences lie in one uncultured Mailhella sp. genomic window:
- a CDS encoding ABC transporter substrate-binding protein, giving the protein MKPVLSLAAAVMLAILPLTSQARVVTDMRGVAVSVPDDPQAVATIDDGFIEEVMTHLGVISKVKVIGSWSMKRDYRYVIPSRFGESREYRGWHTMKYLHPWLNDLPCVNAPQGNVISFETLASAAPDVVILRVGDTPVGTDKDKVKRTVDTIEALGLPLVVLYSPTWFRSSDLSSMKTEAGIIGELFGKREQAERLADSLAKTETMIRKRTKDIPESERPSVLLLGLRPDVRKKGGAGSVQGVDTPESYIIEQVAHAQNAYRGKGTSVSMSAEQIYACEPDVVILPTANGYHPPQELYDAPYYENLQELQAVKHRKVYALPWSPMNASRRVEYPLDMLIIAKAAYPELFADISVYDFALRFYQDVYGVDEKTARGLRSTQLLDWMDEADF; this is encoded by the coding sequence ATGAAACCAGTCCTTTCCCTTGCCGCCGCCGTCATGCTCGCGATTCTTCCCCTGACCTCGCAGGCCAGAGTCGTCACCGACATGCGAGGCGTCGCCGTCTCCGTTCCCGACGATCCCCAGGCCGTCGCCACCATCGACGACGGCTTCATCGAAGAAGTCATGACGCATCTTGGCGTCATCAGCAAAGTCAAGGTCATCGGCTCGTGGTCCATGAAGCGGGACTACCGCTACGTCATTCCCTCCCGTTTCGGCGAAAGCCGCGAATATCGCGGATGGCACACCATGAAGTATCTGCACCCGTGGCTGAACGATCTGCCCTGCGTCAACGCTCCGCAGGGCAACGTCATCAGCTTTGAAACGCTGGCTTCCGCCGCGCCGGACGTGGTGATTCTGCGCGTGGGCGACACGCCGGTCGGCACGGACAAGGACAAGGTGAAAAGAACCGTGGACACCATTGAGGCGCTCGGTCTTCCGCTCGTGGTGCTGTATTCCCCCACCTGGTTCCGCTCTTCCGACCTTTCCAGCATGAAGACGGAAGCCGGCATCATCGGCGAACTGTTCGGCAAAAGGGAACAGGCCGAACGTCTGGCCGACTCTCTGGCAAAGACCGAAACCATGATACGCAAACGTACGAAAGACATTCCAGAAAGCGAGCGCCCGTCCGTTCTTCTCCTCGGACTGCGTCCCGACGTAAGAAAAAAAGGCGGCGCAGGTTCGGTGCAGGGCGTGGACACGCCGGAATCCTACATCATCGAGCAGGTGGCGCATGCCCAAAACGCCTATCGGGGCAAGGGTACCTCCGTGTCCATGAGCGCGGAACAAATTTACGCCTGCGAGCCGGACGTCGTCATTCTGCCCACGGCCAACGGCTACCATCCGCCCCAAGAGCTCTACGACGCCCCCTATTATGAAAATCTTCAGGAGCTGCAGGCGGTGAAGCATCGCAAAGTCTATGCTCTCCCCTGGTCGCCCATGAACGCATCCCGCCGCGTGGAATATCCGCTCGACATGCTCATCATCGCCAAGGCCGCCTATCCCGAACTCTTTGCGGACATCAGCGTGTACGACTTCGCGCTCCGCTTCTATCAGGACGTGTACGGCGTGGATGAAAAAACCGCCAGAGGTCTGCGCAGCACACAGCTGCTCGACTGGATGGATGAAGCCGACTTCTGA
- a CDS encoding AzlC family ABC transporter permease, producing MAGSLAAASARAAFRSTLPILIGFGFCGFSYGLYMHSLGFEPVFPILMALTIFAGSLEFIMASMITGPFAPVTAFVVGLVVNARHLFYGIAMLDRYRDAGAMKPYLIYGLIDETFSILGMGRVPEGADKRWYYFFVTLFNEAYWVLATAVGAIFGADMPFDTRGIEFVLPALFLAIFVSSWQQERQHAASLGGLGVTLGCLLAFGAAYFLLAAMLFIIVLLLLFRKKLSTMTGARP from the coding sequence ATGGCCGGATCTCTTGCGGCAGCTTCGGCGCGGGCTGCCTTTCGCTCTACGCTGCCCATTCTCATCGGCTTCGGCTTCTGCGGCTTCTCCTACGGACTGTACATGCATTCGCTGGGCTTTGAACCGGTTTTCCCCATTCTCATGGCGCTCACCATTTTTGCCGGCTCTCTGGAATTCATCATGGCCAGCATGATTACCGGCCCGTTTGCGCCCGTCACTGCCTTTGTCGTGGGGCTTGTGGTCAATGCGCGGCATCTTTTTTACGGCATCGCCATGCTCGACCGCTACCGCGACGCCGGAGCGATGAAGCCCTATCTCATCTACGGGCTGATTGACGAAACATTTTCCATTCTCGGCATGGGGCGCGTTCCCGAAGGCGCAGACAAACGCTGGTACTATTTCTTCGTCACGCTGTTCAACGAAGCCTACTGGGTGCTCGCCACCGCCGTGGGCGCCATATTCGGCGCCGACATGCCCTTCGACACCCGCGGCATAGAATTTGTTCTGCCCGCCCTTTTTCTGGCCATCTTCGTCAGCAGCTGGCAGCAGGAGAGGCAGCACGCGGCTTCTCTCGGCGGACTCGGCGTCACGCTGGGCTGCCTTCTGGCCTTCGGCGCGGCCTATTTTCTTCTGGCCGCCATGCTCTTCATCATTGTTCTGCTTCTTCTGTTCCGCAAAAAACTTTCTACCATGACAGGAGCACGGCCATGA
- a CDS encoding MATE family efflux transporter translates to MKIDLTQGSPLKGMLWFALPVFLGNVFQQGYQMADLAVVSHVLGDAALAALGCTVAVYIVVVGLSSGISNGCSLVIARCYGGRNAGELGRAVTAALWLWAGMSLLVMAAGLFGAESLLRALRTPPDALPLASAYLRVIFLGMPVLLAYNMLAGLLRGVGNSFMPLMFLLVAAAGNIALDLLLVAVLGFGVSGAAVATVISEGCSVLLCLAYMVARCPELRPGGRVSARASSRMSRLLPDGRMLGEMLGTGLSMGFMMCFVDIGIMILQSAINDLGTATVAGYAAARRFHSVFMLALGTLGVAASTFASQNIGAGQWKRAKTGVRHAVLLALAWVAGVNVVVWFLAEPLVHLVTGSDSAEVIRAGSLYLRVDAPFYTGIAVLIVLRCALQGMGGRLFSLGEGALELSGNVLFALFVVPAMGYMGVWLCEPVTCTICAVYISVCYLLTIRRRERSMQASAGVR, encoded by the coding sequence ATGAAGATAGATCTTACCCAGGGCAGCCCTCTCAAGGGCATGTTGTGGTTTGCCCTGCCCGTGTTTCTCGGCAATGTGTTCCAGCAGGGATATCAGATGGCCGACCTTGCGGTGGTGAGCCATGTGCTCGGCGATGCCGCGCTTGCCGCACTCGGCTGCACCGTGGCCGTGTACATTGTGGTGGTCGGACTTTCGTCCGGCATATCCAACGGCTGCTCGCTGGTGATTGCCCGCTGTTACGGCGGTAGGAACGCGGGCGAGCTCGGCAGAGCCGTGACTGCGGCGCTGTGGCTGTGGGCCGGCATGTCGCTTCTGGTCATGGCGGCAGGGCTTTTCGGCGCGGAATCTCTGTTGCGGGCTCTGCGCACTCCGCCCGATGCGCTTCCGCTGGCGTCGGCGTATCTGCGCGTCATTTTTCTCGGCATGCCCGTGCTGCTTGCCTACAACATGCTTGCCGGTCTGCTCCGGGGCGTGGGCAACAGCTTCATGCCGCTCATGTTTCTTCTGGTTGCTGCTGCGGGCAATATTGCTCTGGATCTTCTTCTCGTGGCAGTTCTCGGCTTCGGCGTTTCCGGTGCGGCCGTGGCCACGGTGATTTCCGAGGGCTGCTCCGTGCTGCTGTGTCTTGCCTACATGGTCGCCCGCTGCCCGGAGCTGCGCCCCGGAGGACGGGTGAGCGCACGGGCGTCTTCCCGGATGTCCCGTCTGCTGCCCGACGGTCGCATGCTCGGCGAGATGCTGGGAACCGGACTTTCCATGGGATTCATGATGTGCTTTGTGGACATAGGCATTATGATCCTCCAGTCGGCCATCAATGATCTTGGAACGGCCACAGTGGCCGGATATGCGGCGGCAAGGCGTTTTCACAGCGTATTCATGCTGGCGCTCGGAACGCTCGGCGTGGCGGCTTCCACTTTTGCAAGCCAGAACATCGGCGCAGGACAGTGGAAGCGGGCGAAAACCGGCGTGCGTCATGCCGTGCTTCTGGCGCTGGCCTGGGTGGCGGGCGTGAACGTGGTGGTGTGGTTTCTGGCGGAACCGCTGGTGCATCTTGTTACGGGAAGCGACAGCGCCGAGGTCATCCGGGCGGGAAGCCTGTATCTTCGCGTGGACGCGCCGTTCTATACCGGCATAGCCGTGCTTATTGTGCTGCGATGCGCGTTGCAGGGCATGGGCGGTCGGCTGTTCAGCCTGGGAGAGGGCGCGCTTGAGCTGTCGGGCAATGTGCTGTTTGCGCTGTTTGTGGTGCCGGCCATGGGATATATGGGCGTGTGGCTCTGTGAACCTGTCACCTGCACCATCTGCGCTGTGTACATCAGCGTGTGCTACCTTCTGACGATTCGCAGACGGGAGAGAAGCATGCAGGCGTCCGCTGGCGTCCGGTAA
- a CDS encoding FmdE family protein has protein sequence MYASGITQELIDKAVAFHGHTCPGISLGIRVAAWAMQHFGTAADEEIVTVTETDMCAVDAIQALVGCTFGKGNLIFRDRGKVAFTFFRRSDNKSARLVQILRNDAISRRSQEIRNALSAENLSEEDRTRLELEREQLRQKSMEQILSLPFEELFSVGEARCDMPHTARRLPTIVCESCGEGVMASRIREINGRKLCIDCAEQEERGDLHQGFGQTCCR, from the coding sequence ATGTACGCTTCAGGCATTACTCAGGAACTCATAGACAAGGCCGTGGCCTTTCACGGTCACACCTGCCCCGGCATCAGCCTCGGCATCCGGGTTGCCGCTTGGGCCATGCAGCATTTCGGCACCGCGGCCGACGAGGAAATCGTGACCGTCACGGAAACGGACATGTGCGCGGTGGACGCCATTCAGGCGCTGGTAGGATGCACGTTCGGCAAGGGCAATCTCATCTTCCGCGACAGGGGCAAGGTGGCCTTCACCTTCTTTCGCCGCAGCGACAACAAGAGCGCGCGCCTTGTCCAGATTCTGCGCAACGACGCCATTTCCCGCCGTTCGCAGGAAATACGCAACGCGCTGAGCGCCGAAAATCTTTCGGAAGAAGACCGCACCCGGCTGGAGCTTGAACGGGAGCAGCTGCGGCAAAAAAGCATGGAGCAGATTCTCTCCCTGCCCTTCGAGGAACTTTTCTCCGTGGGAGAAGCCCGCTGCGACATGCCGCACACGGCACGACGCCTGCCGACCATTGTCTGCGAATCCTGCGGCGAAGGCGTCATGGCCTCGCGCATCAGGGAAATCAACGGACGAAAGCTCTGCATCGACTGCGCTGAGCAGGAAGAGAGGGGCGATCTGCATCAGGGCTTCGGACAGACGTGTTGTCGATAA
- a CDS encoding nitroreductase family protein has protein sequence MKLKELITRARTCRRFKGDHRISSETLAELVDHARLSASARNKQVLRFVTISDKDTCEAMNALVVLGGALTPEQRATDKQHPGGFIVIAGPENMDDFATIDIGIAAQSINLAACEAGLACCMIGAVKKNEAAALVGLPDDLKVKLVLAVGEPDEERRLVERRADGSLSYYRDENDVHCVPKITLDEAIIIKK, from the coding sequence ATGAAACTGAAAGAACTTATTACCCGGGCCAGAACCTGCCGCCGCTTCAAGGGCGATCACCGCATCTCTTCCGAAACGCTGGCCGAACTCGTGGATCACGCCCGTCTCTCCGCCTCCGCCCGCAACAAGCAGGTGCTTCGCTTCGTCACCATCAGCGACAAGGACACCTGCGAAGCCATGAACGCCCTTGTGGTGCTCGGCGGTGCCCTCACCCCGGAACAGCGCGCCACGGACAAGCAGCATCCCGGCGGATTCATCGTCATTGCGGGCCCGGAAAACATGGACGACTTTGCCACCATCGACATCGGCATTGCGGCCCAGAGCATCAATCTGGCCGCCTGCGAGGCCGGTCTGGCCTGCTGCATGATAGGTGCCGTCAAAAAGAATGAAGCCGCCGCTCTCGTCGGTCTGCCGGACGATCTGAAGGTCAAGCTGGTGCTCGCCGTCGGAGAACCCGATGAAGAACGCCGTCTCGTGGAACGCAGAGCCGACGGCAGTCTTTCCTACTACCGCGACGAAAACGACGTACACTGCGTGCCGAAAATCACTCTCGACGAAGCCATCATCATTAAAAAATAG
- a CDS encoding branched-chain amino acid transporter permease has protein sequence MTTLQAAVMIGLAVLATQITRWTPFLLFRKRTPAVIAYLGSVLPSAIWGMLVVYCFRNGTLVPGSNGVPEIIASLVTVALQFWKRNMAVTIAGGTLCYMAMIQLFF, from the coding sequence ATGACCACGCTTCAGGCTGCCGTCATGATCGGTCTGGCCGTGCTGGCCACCCAGATCACCCGCTGGACGCCGTTTCTCTTATTCCGAAAAAGAACGCCGGCCGTCATCGCCTATCTCGGTTCGGTGCTGCCTTCGGCCATCTGGGGCATGCTGGTGGTGTACTGCTTCCGCAACGGTACGCTGGTGCCGGGCAGCAACGGCGTTCCCGAAATCATCGCCTCTCTCGTCACCGTCGCCCTGCAGTTCTGGAAACGCAACATGGCCGTTACCATCGCAGGCGGCACGCTCTGCTACATGGCCATGATTCAGCTTTTTTTCTGA
- the yedE gene encoding YedE family putative selenium transporter: MNGKNPFAGTAGIIFVGAFIGVAAILLQKFGNPANMGICVACFERDIAGGLGLHRAAIVQYIRPEIIGFVLGSMGMSLMVGEFRPRGGSAPIVRFILGMVAAVGALVFLGCPWRTILRLAGGDGNALFGLAGLVCGIGLGTLFFKRGYSLGSSVKQNAAAGWFFPLLMLGLLGLYLAFPQVPGQAQSGPLFYSVSGPGASHAPFLLSLGVAIVIGALAQRSRFCTMGAFRDLILFRYGHLFFGVAAMFAAAIIANLLTGGFHAGFANQPVAHTDGLWNFLGMVTAGLAFALAGGCPGRQLFMAGEGDSDAAIFVLGMLAGAAMAHNLGTASSAAGIGAYGVQGTLIGLAVCLVIGFAFSRKA, encoded by the coding sequence ATGAACGGCAAGAATCCCTTTGCCGGCACCGCCGGCATCATCTTCGTCGGCGCGTTTATCGGCGTTGCAGCCATTCTGCTGCAAAAATTCGGCAATCCCGCCAACATGGGCATATGCGTGGCCTGCTTTGAACGCGACATTGCGGGCGGTCTCGGTCTGCATCGCGCCGCCATAGTGCAGTACATCCGGCCTGAAATCATCGGCTTCGTGCTCGGTTCCATGGGCATGTCGCTCATGGTCGGCGAGTTCCGGCCCCGCGGCGGCTCCGCGCCCATCGTCCGATTCATTCTCGGCATGGTTGCGGCCGTCGGCGCACTGGTCTTTCTCGGCTGTCCGTGGCGCACCATTCTCCGCCTTGCCGGCGGCGACGGCAACGCGCTGTTCGGTCTTGCCGGGCTTGTCTGCGGCATAGGCCTGGGCACGCTGTTCTTCAAGCGCGGCTATTCTCTCGGCAGCAGCGTCAAGCAGAACGCCGCCGCAGGCTGGTTCTTCCCCCTGCTCATGCTGGGACTTCTGGGGCTGTATCTTGCCTTCCCGCAGGTTCCCGGACAGGCGCAGAGCGGACCTCTTTTCTATTCCGTGAGCGGCCCCGGCGCTTCCCATGCTCCGTTCCTTCTGTCCCTCGGCGTGGCGATCGTCATCGGCGCGCTTGCCCAGCGCAGCCGCTTCTGCACCATGGGCGCGTTCCGTGATCTTATTCTCTTCCGGTACGGACATCTGTTCTTCGGCGTGGCGGCCATGTTTGCCGCGGCCATTATCGCCAATCTGCTGACGGGCGGCTTCCATGCCGGATTCGCCAATCAGCCCGTGGCGCATACCGACGGCCTGTGGAACTTCCTCGGCATGGTCACGGCCGGTCTGGCCTTCGCGCTCGCCGGCGGATGCCCCGGCAGACAGCTCTTCATGGCCGGCGAAGGCGACAGCGACGCCGCCATCTTCGTCCTCGGCATGCTGGCCGGGGCCGCCATGGCGCACAACCTCGGCACGGCGAGCTCCGCTGCGGGCATCGGCGCATACGGCGTGCAGGGCACGCTCATCGGCCTTGCCGTGTGCCTGGTCATCGGTTTTGCGTTTTCGAGAAAAGCCTGA
- a CDS encoding ABC transporter ATP-binding protein, which yields MARKLSAACAAGRGVSSHAEDFLLFHRGAQQGFFHRLKHLFQTEEPAVQAASAASDEDCALDIRNLSFAYAGAPVLHDVSLRVRPGQICGLLGPNGSGKSTLFRCCMGFLHPQEGQVHVKGVNIAHMSPAKLARHVAYVPQEHRLPFPFLVRDMVLMGRSPHMNGWFRLSEEDRNIAEDVMRRIGIEPLAEAACNQLSGGQRQLVLIARAMAQKTPLILLDEPTSALDFSNQLAVWKVLREVADEGVAILVCCHDPNHILWFCDTAAVLTRGRIFSQGPVHEAVTETVLQHIYGPQCVRISAGAVDMVCPRRS from the coding sequence ATGGCGCGTAAGCTCTCCGCCGCCTGCGCCGCCGGGCGGGGCGTCTCCTCCCATGCCGAAGACTTCCTCCTGTTCCATCGCGGAGCGCAGCAGGGATTTTTTCACCGGCTCAAACATCTTTTCCAGACGGAAGAGCCTGCCGTACAGGCTGCGTCCGCCGCATCGGACGAAGACTGCGCGCTCGACATCCGCAATCTTTCCTTTGCCTACGCCGGAGCTCCCGTGCTTCACGACGTCAGTCTTCGCGTCCGTCCCGGGCAGATATGCGGACTGCTTGGCCCCAACGGCAGCGGCAAGTCCACGCTTTTCCGCTGCTGCATGGGCTTTCTTCATCCCCAGGAGGGACAGGTCCACGTCAAGGGCGTGAACATTGCGCATATGAGCCCTGCAAAGCTCGCGCGTCACGTGGCCTACGTTCCGCAGGAGCACAGACTGCCCTTTCCCTTTCTCGTGCGCGACATGGTGCTCATGGGCCGTTCGCCCCACATGAACGGCTGGTTCCGCCTAAGCGAAGAAGACCGGAACATTGCCGAAGACGTCATGCGCCGCATCGGCATCGAGCCCCTGGCCGAGGCCGCCTGCAATCAGCTTTCCGGCGGACAGCGCCAGCTCGTGCTCATAGCCCGCGCCATGGCGCAGAAAACGCCGCTCATCCTTCTGGATGAACCCACCAGCGCTCTGGACTTCAGCAATCAGCTTGCGGTATGGAAAGTGCTGCGCGAAGTGGCCGACGAAGGCGTGGCCATTCTGGTCTGCTGTCACGACCCGAACCACATTCTCTGGTTCTGCGACACGGCCGCCGTGCTGACGCGCGGCCGCATCTTCTCTCAGGGGCCCGTGCATGAGGCCGTGACCGAAACGGTGCTCCAGCACATTTACGGCCCGCAATGCGTGCGCATTTCCGCAGGCGCCGTGGACATGGTGTGCCCGCGCCGCTCATGA
- a CDS encoding periplasmic heavy metal sensor, with translation MIKKTLSISLLSAAVLASIPMVAMAYHDGPGRHHGYYQNNDDRGMPALSEEQRAQMDKLCEEHRNAVRPIYDQLTQKGLELRALSPNPNVKPEELKAIIADISKLHEQLRSINEDFYSKMADAGLPCFGAYRHGGYHHGGNGWCGMPRHGQNYGCWR, from the coding sequence ATGATCAAGAAGACTCTTTCCATCTCCCTGCTCTCTGCCGCCGTTCTTGCTTCCATACCCATGGTCGCCATGGCCTATCACGACGGCCCCGGACGTCATCACGGCTACTATCAGAACAACGACGATCGCGGCATGCCCGCTCTGAGCGAGGAACAGCGCGCCCAGATGGACAAGCTCTGCGAAGAGCATCGCAACGCCGTTCGTCCCATCTACGATCAGCTGACCCAGAAGGGCCTCGAGCTTCGCGCGCTTTCCCCCAACCCCAACGTCAAGCCTGAAGAACTGAAGGCCATCATTGCAGACATTTCCAAGCTGCACGAGCAACTGCGCTCCATCAATGAAGACTTCTATTCCAAGATGGCCGACGCCGGTCTGCCCTGCTTCGGGGCCTATCGTCACGGCGGCTACCATCATGGAGGAAACGGCTGGTGCGGCATGCCCCGCCACGGTCAGAACTACGGCTGCTGGCGCTGA
- a CDS encoding GDSL-type esterase/lipase family protein — translation MTRRRLLCFGDSNTYGWQAALSGPTLRYPANVRWTGRLAALLGRDWEVLEEGLGGRTLRDKATVGSGVSVPGAGLSALDYLPACLLSHLPLDIVVIMLGSNDMKSVLQRSEQDIAEGMAALVDVTRLFPWNELLDYPHPQVLVMSPPLIGERKMQLAGARYVDAPRKSRRLAELYRSVAETHDAFFLDAAAAIGGEPWGEAHGVDGMHLSEEDHAALANAVFEKVRSMIL, via the coding sequence GTGACCAGACGACGCCTGCTTTGTTTCGGCGATTCCAACACCTACGGATGGCAAGCCGCACTTTCCGGCCCCACGCTGCGCTATCCGGCAAACGTACGCTGGACCGGACGTCTTGCCGCTCTTCTCGGCCGGGACTGGGAAGTGCTGGAAGAAGGTCTCGGCGGCAGAACGTTGCGGGACAAAGCAACCGTCGGCAGCGGGGTGTCCGTGCCCGGCGCGGGACTCAGCGCGCTGGACTACCTTCCCGCCTGTCTGCTTTCTCATCTGCCGCTGGACATCGTCGTCATCATGCTCGGCAGCAACGACATGAAATCCGTGCTTCAGCGCTCGGAACAGGACATTGCCGAAGGCATGGCGGCGCTCGTGGACGTGACAAGACTTTTCCCCTGGAACGAACTTCTGGATTATCCTCATCCGCAGGTGCTCGTCATGTCCCCTCCGCTCATCGGAGAGCGCAAAATGCAGCTTGCCGGAGCCCGCTACGTTGACGCGCCCCGCAAATCGCGCCGGCTTGCCGAACTTTACCGGAGCGTGGCCGAAACGCATGACGCCTTTTTTCTGGACGCCGCCGCAGCCATCGGCGGAGAGCCCTGGGGCGAGGCCCACGGCGTGGACGGCATGCACCTCAGCGAAGAAGATCACGCCGCGCTCGCAAACGCGGTGTTTGAAAAGGTGCGCTCCATGATTCTCTGA
- a CDS encoding iron ABC transporter permease: MTSFRAPLVMLLSLALGAALILAMLSGDYDLTAGNVADVLAAHLGLGDGSASKMHDVIVWRIRLPRLLLAVMTGMAMAVSGTVYQGCFRNPLVEPYILGVSAGASCGAALAIVFPMMFPNGQTAAFLGGMAAVTLSFLLARNRGETPPVTLVLSGIIVGSLFSAVLGIMKYLASDVELREITFWMMGGFYYANWRDVTVTACAVLPCLIVIAALAWKLNLLSLGDEEARSLGIHPDRVRVVFLVLATLAASVCVSAVGIIAWVGLMMPHAARMMFGPDNRWVIPGSALLGALYMLLCDTLARTLTGTEIPIAIITSIVGAPYLLWLLRAKGRELYGA; encoded by the coding sequence ATGACATCCTTTCGCGCTCCTCTGGTCATGCTGCTTTCTCTCGCCCTGGGCGCAGCTCTGATACTGGCCATGCTCTCCGGCGACTACGATCTCACGGCCGGCAACGTGGCGGACGTTCTTGCCGCGCATCTCGGTCTTGGCGACGGTTCGGCCTCGAAAATGCACGACGTCATCGTGTGGCGCATCCGTCTCCCACGGCTGCTGCTTGCCGTCATGACGGGCATGGCCATGGCCGTTTCCGGCACGGTGTATCAGGGGTGCTTCCGCAATCCGCTGGTGGAGCCGTACATTCTCGGAGTGTCGGCCGGAGCCTCCTGCGGCGCGGCGCTGGCCATCGTCTTTCCCATGATGTTTCCCAACGGACAGACGGCCGCTTTTCTCGGCGGCATGGCCGCCGTGACGCTCTCTTTTCTTCTGGCCCGCAACCGCGGCGAAACCCCGCCCGTCACGCTGGTGCTCTCCGGCATCATTGTGGGGTCGCTCTTCTCCGCAGTGCTCGGCATCATGAAGTACCTCGCTTCCGACGTGGAGCTTCGGGAAATCACCTTCTGGATGATGGGCGGATTCTATTACGCCAACTGGCGCGACGTGACCGTCACGGCCTGCGCAGTGCTGCCCTGCCTTATTGTCATCGCCGCTCTGGCGTGGAAGCTCAATCTGCTTTCGCTGGGAGACGAGGAAGCCCGCAGCCTCGGCATTCATCCCGACCGGGTGCGCGTCGTCTTCCTTGTGCTGGCCACGCTGGCCGCATCGGTATGCGTTTCCGCCGTGGGCATCATCGCCTGGGTGGGCCTCATGATGCCGCACGCCGCGCGCATGATGTTCGGCCCGGACAACCGCTGGGTCATTCCCGGCTCGGCCCTGCTCGGCGCGCTGTACATGCTGCTGTGCGACACGCTGGCCCGCACGCTGACGGGAACGGAAATTCCCATCGCCATCATCACGTCCATCGTCGGAGCGCCCTACCTTCTGTGGCTGCTCCGCGCCAAGGGGAGGGAACTCTATGGCGCGTAA
- a CDS encoding (deoxy)nucleoside triphosphate pyrophosphohydrolase, with product MEKVIKEVMGGVFFENGRILVMRRAPFMSCPGSWEFPGGKLEAGETPEQCLARELREELRIEAKIGEYLAENSHDYDFGIVHLSVYRVLSWQGEIALTVHDDMRWVPVQELAELPGLLPADVPVARALEKKLGASSKN from the coding sequence ATGGAAAAAGTCATCAAGGAAGTCATGGGAGGGGTGTTTTTTGAAAACGGCCGTATTCTTGTCATGCGGCGCGCGCCCTTCATGAGCTGCCCCGGAAGCTGGGAGTTTCCCGGCGGCAAGCTGGAGGCCGGAGAAACGCCGGAGCAGTGTCTGGCCCGCGAGCTTAGGGAAGAGCTGCGCATCGAAGCGAAGATCGGGGAATATCTTGCGGAGAACAGTCACGATTACGACTTCGGCATCGTGCATCTCAGCGTGTATCGGGTGCTTTCCTGGCAAGGCGAGATTGCACTCACGGTACATGACGACATGCGCTGGGTTCCCGTGCAGGAACTTGCCGAGCTTCCGGGCCTGCTTCCTGCGGATGTTCCCGTGGCACGCGCGCTGGAAAAGAAGCTCGGAGCTTCCTCAAAAAACTAG